In Oryza brachyantha chromosome 1, ObraRS2, whole genome shotgun sequence, the following are encoded in one genomic region:
- the LOC102716074 gene encoding DNA replication complex GINS protein PSF2, which translates to MAGQSDPHLSIFSPSEVEFVAEDEIVEIVPNIRMEALNMICGDFGPFFPQMASKVPLWLAVALKKRGKCTIRTPNWMTVDRLTQVLDAERESPKEFQPLPFHYIEISKLLFDHARDDISDAYLVRSLIEDIRDVRFHKVETGLETISGRTHAVKLKNLSAMEVNIVRPFMVRTLQAFYKHDSPQMIQQSDNMGSRPTPVTDRGPRRDLRRR; encoded by the exons atggCTGGGCAGTCCGACCCTCATCTCTCCATCTTCTCTCCCTCAGAG GTGGAGTTTGTGGCAGAGGATGAGATTGTTGAAATTGTCCCCAACATTCGCATGGAGGCCCTTAACATGATCTGT GGGGATTTCGGGCCCTTCTTCCCACAAATGGCAAGCAAAGTGCCTCTTTGGCTTGCGGTTGCGCTTAAGAAGCGTGGCAAGTGTACCATCCGCACACCTAACTGGATGACTGTTG accgCTTGACACAGGTATTAGATGCAGAAAGAGAGTCACCCAAAGAATTTCAACCGTTACCATTCCACTATATTGAAATATCTAAGCTTCTGTTTGATCA TGCTCGTGATGACATTTCAGATGCATATTTG GTGAGGTCATTGATTGAGGACATCAGAGATGTCAGATTCCACAAGGTTGAGACTGGATTGGAGACAATATCAGGCCGTACTCATGCCGTAAAG CTCAAAAATCTCTCCGCAATGGAAGTGAATATCGTTCGTCCTTTCATGGTGAGAACTTTACAAGCATTCTATAAGCATGATAGCCCACAGATGATTCAGCAATCAGATAATATGGGGAGCAGACCAACACCAGTTACAGACCGTGGTCCAAGG AGAGATCTAAGGCGCAGGTAA
- the LOC102711116 gene encoding geranylgeranyl pyrophosphate synthase 7, chloroplastic-like encodes MHVVLAQSTIMDKLASGCLRHVGGASSSPYAAPLQLQRSVSTLARATGRSQRRGLSVARCVMGAAATTELKGGGGGGGGSFDFQRYLSARAGAVHDALDQALPVGIPERLCESMRYSVLAGGKRVRPVLAVAACELVGGAAAAATPVACAVEMIHTMSLIHDDMPCMDDDGLRRGRPSNHVVFGEFTALLAGDALLSLAFEHMARGCAELGLPAARTLRAVAELGSAAGAGGVAAGQVADKASEGIPVSFAMLEYIHVHKTARLLEASAVSGAIVGGGTDAEIESVRRYARSIGLLFQVVDDVLDTTCTSEQLGKTAGKDVEADKATYPKLLGVDRARAYAAELLAMAEAELEGFDAERAAPLCHLARFIAYRQH; translated from the coding sequence ATGCACGTAGTGCTCGCTCAATCCACGATCATGGACAAGCTCGCCTCCGGCTGCCTccggcacgtcggcggcgcaaGCTCCAGCCCCTACGCGGCGCCGCTCCAGCTCCAGAGATCCGTCTCCACGCTCGCGCGGGCCACTGGCCGCAGCCAAAGGCGGGGACTGTCCGTCGCGCGGTGCGTCATGGGCGCCGCGGCCACGACGGAGctgaagggcggcggcggcggcggcggcggtagctTTGACTTCCAGCGGTATCTGTCGGCCAGGGCCGGCGCCGTGCACGACGCGCTGGACCAGGCCCTGCCGGTCGGCATCCCGGAGCGGCTCTGCGAGTCCATGCGCTACTCCGTCCTCGCCGGAGGCAAGCGGGTGCGCCCCGTGCTCGCGGTGGCCGCCTGCGAGCTCGTGGGCggtgccgccgcggcggccacgccCGTGGCGTGCGCCGTCGAGATGATCCACACCATGTCGCTCATCCACGACGACATGCCGTGcatggacgacgacggcctccGCAGGGGCCGCCCGTCCAACCACGTCGTCTTCGGCGAGTTcaccgccctcctcgccgggGACGCGCTCCTCTCCCTCGCGTTCGAGCACATGGCCCGCGGCTGCGCCGAGCTGGGCCTCCCCGCGGCGCGCACGCTCAGGGCTGTCGCCGAGCTCgggagcgccgccggcgccgggggagTCGCCGCCGGGCAGGTCGCCGACAAGGCGAGCGAGGGCATCCCCGTCAGCTTCGCCATGCTGGAGTACATCCACGTGCACAAGACGGCGCGGCTCCTCGAGGCCTCCGCCGTGTCCGGCGCCATCGTCGGCGGAGGCACGGACGCGGAGATCGAGAGCGTCCGGCGGTATGCGCGCAGCATCGGGCTCCTGTTCCAGGTGGTGGACGACGTGCTCGACACGACGTGCACGTCGGAGCAGCTCGGGAAGACGGCCGGGAAGGACGTCGAGGCCGACAAGGCCACGTACCCGAAGCTCCTCGGCGTCGACAGGGCCCGCGCGTACGCCGCCGAGCTGCTGGCCATGGCCGAGGCGGAGCTCGAGGGGTTCGACGCCGAGCGCGCCGCCCCGCTGTGCCACCTCGCGCGATTCATCGCCTACAGGCAGCATTGA
- the LOC102715797 gene encoding pathogen-related protein-like isoform X2 produces the protein MAAAAEASGAGDKYRSFLHGEGEKDTVWRHGAPPNYDVVNKLFEEERTKEWAEGSLEEKVQRPLKTWEMELVHKVRPEDQKSVHSQKFCASTNGMGFLSRKEVMAIGGYNAFLRTTLPPEHRIYDPDRETLESGMATFLAAFPRGFAIEVLDVYSGPPRIAFKFRHWGYMEGPFKEHPPHGKRVEFFGVCIFHVDEEMKVEKAEYFYERGNFLASFLSAPAEAASGSGCPVMGGN, from the exons ATggcggctgctgctgaagCTTCAGGAGCCGGCGACAAGTACCGGTCGTTCCTGCACGGCGAGGGCGAGAAGGACACCGTGTGGAGGCATGGAGCCCCTCCAAACTACGACGTCGTCAACAAGCTCTTCGAGGAAGAGAGAACAAAg GAATGGGCAGAGGGGTCACTGGAGGAGAAGGTCCAGCGACCGCTCAAGACCTGGGAGATGGAGCTCGTCCACAAGGTGCGGCCCGAGGACCAGAAGAGCGTCCACTCCCAGAAATTCTGCGCGAGCACCAACG GGATGGGTTTTCTGAGCCGGAAGGAGGTGATGGCCATCGGCGGCTACAACGCGTTCCTGAGGACGACGCTGCCGCCGGAGCACCGCATCTACGACCCGGACAGGGAGACGCTGGAGTCCGGCATGGCCACGTTCCTCGCGGCGTTCCCCCGGGGCTTCGCCATCGAGGTGCTCGACGTCTACAGTGGCCCGCCGCGGATCGCCTTCAAGTTCCGGCACTGGGGCTACATGGAGGGCCCCTTCAAGGAGCACCCTCCCCATGGCAAGCGGGTCGAGTTCTTCGGCGTCTGCATCTTCCAT GTTGACGAGGAGATGAAGGTGGAGAAGGCAGAGTATTTCTACGAGCGCGGCAATTTCCTCGCGAGCTTCTTGAGCGCGCCTGCTGAGGCTGCGTCAGGCTCAGGATGCCCTGTGATGGGAGGAAACTGA
- the LOC102715797 gene encoding pathogen-related protein-like isoform X1 → MIITPISKGAVHQLSHLLARFATRATATIQVLAMAAAAEASGAGDKYRSFLHGEGEKDTVWRHGAPPNYDVVNKLFEEERTKEWAEGSLEEKVQRPLKTWEMELVHKVRPEDQKSVHSQKFCASTNGMGFLSRKEVMAIGGYNAFLRTTLPPEHRIYDPDRETLESGMATFLAAFPRGFAIEVLDVYSGPPRIAFKFRHWGYMEGPFKEHPPHGKRVEFFGVCIFHVDEEMKVEKAEYFYERGNFLASFLSAPAEAASGSGCPVMGGN, encoded by the exons ATGATTATTACTCCTATATCTAAGGGAGCTGTTCATCAGCTCTCCCACCTTCTCGCTCGGTTTGCGACGAGAGCTACAGCTACCATCCAGGTGTTGGCCATggcggctgctgctgaagCTTCAGGAGCCGGCGACAAGTACCGGTCGTTCCTGCACGGCGAGGGCGAGAAGGACACCGTGTGGAGGCATGGAGCCCCTCCAAACTACGACGTCGTCAACAAGCTCTTCGAGGAAGAGAGAACAAAg GAATGGGCAGAGGGGTCACTGGAGGAGAAGGTCCAGCGACCGCTCAAGACCTGGGAGATGGAGCTCGTCCACAAGGTGCGGCCCGAGGACCAGAAGAGCGTCCACTCCCAGAAATTCTGCGCGAGCACCAACG GGATGGGTTTTCTGAGCCGGAAGGAGGTGATGGCCATCGGCGGCTACAACGCGTTCCTGAGGACGACGCTGCCGCCGGAGCACCGCATCTACGACCCGGACAGGGAGACGCTGGAGTCCGGCATGGCCACGTTCCTCGCGGCGTTCCCCCGGGGCTTCGCCATCGAGGTGCTCGACGTCTACAGTGGCCCGCCGCGGATCGCCTTCAAGTTCCGGCACTGGGGCTACATGGAGGGCCCCTTCAAGGAGCACCCTCCCCATGGCAAGCGGGTCGAGTTCTTCGGCGTCTGCATCTTCCAT GTTGACGAGGAGATGAAGGTGGAGAAGGCAGAGTATTTCTACGAGCGCGGCAATTTCCTCGCGAGCTTCTTGAGCGCGCCTGCTGAGGCTGCGTCAGGCTCAGGATGCCCTGTGATGGGAGGAAACTGA